A segment of the Clostridia bacterium genome:
TACGGAGCAGACAAGTTTGCATCTGCCAACGGGGTTTTCATTGCAATTGGCAACGCAGGCTCGGTGTTGGGGACCGCCATCGTCGTATGGTTGATATCGATGATCGGCTGGCGTAGCTCGTTCGTCGCGGTGGGAGCGGCGCTCATATGCCTTGCAGTACTATGCTGGGCGGTTGACAGAGCAGGAAGAAGCAACATGGAGAGGTGTGCGGGCAATGATGCGGCCCGGGTAGAGGGTCCTTCTCTACAATCCATTTGCAGAGGGCCCGCTGTGTTCCTCCGAGATAGGAACCTGTGGCTGGTCAACTTGTTCATGTTCTCAAGGTTTGGCTCACAGGCGGCCTTCCAGGGAGTATGGGGTGTACCCTACATAATGAGTGTATATGGCGAGACGAGAGAGCGGGCAGCCATCAGTGTCATGATGATAGGTTTGGGCTACATCGTAGGCTCTCCTATAGCGGGATGCCTCGCAGATCGGATCACCAAGACAAGGGGTAGCACTTTTGCTGCAAGGCGCATAGTCCTTGCGGCAACGACCGGTCTCTATGCACTCACATGGGTGCCGTTGACCCTCTTGCCAGGCAAGTACGACCTCTGGGTCTGTAATGCGCTCCTTTTCATGATGGGAGCGGGAGCGAGCTCAGTCGGACTGTCTTTCTCAATTGTGAACGAGTCGTATCATCCGAAGATGGC
Coding sequences within it:
- a CDS encoding MFS transporter, with translation MRALIFMLLSTAYFAAVFQRYSLGVVTEELSRELNVGTVELGFMSSAYFMACAASQPLVGVLTDRFSPLIMVAGCLGVGAIGTWVFAEARSISMAFLGRIVVGVGLSGVFVPGVKAIGMAYGADKFASANGVFIAIGNAGSVLGTAIVVWLISMIGWRSSFVAVGAALICLAVLCWAVDRAGRSNMERCAGNDAARVEGPSLQSICRGPAVFLRDRNLWLVNLFMFSRFGSQAAFQGVWGVPYIMSVYGETRERAAISVMMIGLGYIVGSPIAGCLADRITKTRGSTFAARRIVLAATTGLYALTWVPLTLLPGKYDLWVCNALLFMMGAGASSVGLSFSIVNESYHPKMAGQAMSIANVMSIFGAAAVPPIVGAIIQKATDAGVGARATYGHSMWPCLIAGFVSWLSVILLSVDQGIGPRARAEQ